GAATTGTTTCCGGGAAAAACTACGCTCTTCATAGAACACCACCCTGTTCAGGTATTCGTCGAGTGTCAGCTTACCTTCTTCATAAGTATCGAAGGTGAGGTGATGCCGTTCTTCTGTTTCTACTGCATCCAGTTTAAATGTTTCATATGCCTGTTTACGGGCCGCTCTGTCCCAGCCATTGGTCAATAACACGCCACCTATATCAAGGAACAGCGTGGTGATGTTTGCCTGTTTTTCCATATGCTTAATTCTTTACTATTTCTTCTTTTTTTTCACCGGCGCCTCCGATACATACCCATTAAAACTAATCGCAGATCTGTCGTTGCTCGTCACCTGCAGAGAGGCATAGCCTTCGCTGGATACCGTTAAGTTCATGGATTGAACCGACCTGTTGTCTTTGGGTTTGATCGTTACATTCCAGCCATCCTTTTTTCCCGGAGTGGCAGTGTAATCGAACGATTTGGTTTTGAAATCCAGGGGCGATTTGTTGGAACCATAATCGGCCTGATAAGCTCTTCCAAAGAACGGCAGATAGCTGACCACTGAATCGCGGGTGACGGTGAGATTATAGTCTGGCGTGATGTATCTCATGCGGCCTCCCATCGGGAAGGCATTCTGCGCAACAAAGGTATAATTTTGCGCATCGATGAATGCTTTTATCTGAGCCGCTTTTTCTGCCTTTTTCTGTGCTTTGGTCTCCTGCGCAGACAGGCTGCCGGAAACAGTTACAACCATCAACAGGAGTAGGGCGGTTTTAAATAGAATGGACTTTTTCATAAACTGAATTTTTACATATAAAGAGGCGCGAATATCGTACCATAACAGCCGGCCGGTAATTTTGTTCAATATACAAATTTGCAGATGACGCAAATGACTTACTTTTAGGTGGCGATATAAAATATCGGAAACCGGAAACATGCCAAACCCTTATATTTCTCTACTGAAGACCGCCTGGAAGTATGCCCGCAAAGAGCGAAAAAAGTACCTCCTGATTTATACGATGTTCCTGCTGGCTAACCTGATCTTCTCTCTGAACCCGATATTGTTCGGATGGTTTATCGGCGCCATACAGAAAGATGCTGCTAACCTGCCCCGCAACACGCTGTTGTTTATGGGGGGCTATTTCGGGCTTCACCTGCTCGAATGGTGTTTTCATGGCCCGGCAAGGGTTATGGAAAGGAAACTGGCGTTTAACCTGAGCCGTAACTTTCTGCAGGAACGTTACCATCAGGCCCTGCACCTGCCGGTTAAATGGCATCAGGATAATCACAGCGGATCTACCATTAACCGCATCCGTAAAGCCTATGAAGCCCTGAAAGAATTTTTTGAGCATGGTTTTATGTACCTCCATGCGCTTTCAAAACTGGTATTTTCCATGCTGGCCATGCTCTACTTCTCACCACTTTATGGTGCCATTGGTATTGTGCTGGGCGTGCTTTGCATGTGGCTTGTGCTGAAATTTGATAAGCCCTTTATCAGAACACTGGATGAAATGAACGAGAGAGAGCATGTGGTATCGGCCACGCTGTTCGACAGTCTTTCCAATATCATGACAGTTATTACCCTCCGGCTGGAGAAGAGCATGGAAAAAGGCCTCCTGGGAAAGGTACAGCGGATATGGTCGCCCTTCAGAAAGAATACGGTCATCAATGAATGGAAATGGTTTGTAGCGGAAATGATGATCACACTGATTTATTGTGTGATTGCCGTGGGGTATATCTTCCAGCACTGGGTGCCGGGAGAAGTCTTTTATGTGGCCAGCCTGGTAACCCTCCTGGGTTATGTAAACCAATTCACCAGCGTATTTCAGGATGCCGCCTGGCAGTATACCGACATCGTCCAACATAATACCGCTGTTGAAACCGCCGGTAAGATCAGTGAAGCTTATAGTCAACATCACCGCCCGGATGCAGCACCAGAGATACCGGCCAGCTGGCAACAGATAACCATCAGCTCCCTGAGCTTCTCGCATCAGGCCG
The genomic region above belongs to Chitinophaga sp. 180180018-3 and contains:
- a CDS encoding DUF4251 domain-containing protein codes for the protein MKKSILFKTALLLLMVVTVSGSLSAQETKAQKKAEKAAQIKAFIDAQNYTFVAQNAFPMGGRMRYITPDYNLTVTRDSVVSYLPFFGRAYQADYGSNKSPLDFKTKSFDYTATPGKKDGWNVTIKPKDNRSVQSMNLTVSSEGYASLQVTSNDRSAISFNGYVSEAPVKKKKK
- a CDS encoding ABC transporter ATP-binding protein — its product is MPNPYISLLKTAWKYARKERKKYLLIYTMFLLANLIFSLNPILFGWFIGAIQKDAANLPRNTLLFMGGYFGLHLLEWCFHGPARVMERKLAFNLSRNFLQERYHQALHLPVKWHQDNHSGSTINRIRKAYEALKEFFEHGFMYLHALSKLVFSMLAMLYFSPLYGAIGIVLGVLCMWLVLKFDKPFIRTLDEMNEREHVVSATLFDSLSNIMTVITLRLEKSMEKGLLGKVQRIWSPFRKNTVINEWKWFVAEMMITLIYCVIAVGYIFQHWVPGEVFYVASLVTLLGYVNQFTSVFQDAAWQYTDIVQHNTAVETAGKISEAYSQHHRPDAAPEIPASWQQITISSLSFSHQAGLDNIDAAHRLHGLHLRMIKGNRIALIGESGSGKSTLLAILRGLYEPEAGVMMKIDNREMPLATLNESVTLFPQEPEIFENTIEYNITLGLPFPEDDILEVCNSAHFSDVVNSLPQGLQSDIREKGVNLSGGQKQRLALARGILAARNSEVILLDEPTSSVDPKTETMIYEKMFAAFSDKVIISSMHRLHLLPRFDYIYVLAKGRIVAEGTFQELRHSSPVFQELWKHQENK